From a single Streptomyces sp. NBC_00377 genomic region:
- a CDS encoding N-acetylglucosamine kinase gives MNSDLNQDHSLVVGLDAGGTRTRAVLADLADGRVRGQGTAGPGNALTVSGPELADHLTEALAQAVPEPLRGRVTAVVGGFAGAGHQGQGTGEPGRVRARTALSAALARLGVTAAAVEVHSDIETTFATAPGHPADGLVLVAGTGAVAARIAARVPTATSGGDGWLLGDDGSGYWIGRAAVRAALRAADGRGAPTVLARAVGRELGLSPNVLPPEAYGVADTAAWSAAPRTAFRAHLLPAVMDRPPVRLADHAPLVVRAAEEKDTVAAEILREAACRLTDTVTALAPHPGEPLVVTGGLLAPHGPLLTPLTEALAPFALAVTPVSDGSPGAVALARLAHRTAR, from the coding sequence ATGAATAGTGATTTGAACCAAGACCACTCTCTTGTGGTCGGCCTCGACGCCGGCGGCACCCGCACCCGTGCCGTCCTGGCGGACCTCGCCGACGGCCGGGTGCGGGGCCAGGGCACGGCAGGGCCGGGCAACGCGCTCACCGTGTCCGGCCCCGAGCTCGCCGACCACCTCACCGAGGCGCTCGCACAGGCCGTGCCCGAACCGCTGCGCGGGCGGGTGACCGCCGTCGTGGGCGGCTTCGCCGGAGCCGGTCACCAGGGTCAGGGCACCGGCGAACCCGGCCGGGTGCGAGCCCGCACCGCCCTGTCCGCCGCGCTCGCCCGGCTCGGCGTCACCGCCGCCGCGGTCGAGGTGCACAGCGACATCGAGACCACCTTCGCCACCGCCCCCGGGCACCCCGCCGACGGCCTGGTGCTGGTGGCCGGGACCGGCGCGGTCGCGGCCCGGATCGCCGCCCGGGTACCCACCGCGACCTCGGGCGGCGACGGCTGGCTCCTCGGCGACGACGGCAGCGGCTACTGGATCGGCCGCGCGGCCGTGCGCGCGGCCCTGCGGGCGGCCGACGGCCGGGGCGCCCCCACCGTCCTCGCCCGTGCGGTCGGCCGGGAGCTGGGGCTTTCGCCGAACGTCCTGCCCCCGGAGGCCTACGGCGTCGCGGACACCGCCGCCTGGAGCGCGGCCCCGCGCACCGCCTTCCGCGCGCACCTGCTGCCCGCCGTCATGGACCGGCCGCCGGTCAGACTGGCCGACCACGCTCCCCTGGTCGTCCGGGCCGCCGAGGAGAAGGACACCGTCGCCGCGGAGATCCTGCGAGAGGCCGCATGCCGGCTGACGGATACCGTGACGGCCCTGGCGCCGCATCCGGGCGAGCCCCTGGTCGTCACCGGCGGCCTGCTCGCCCCGCACGGCCCCCTGCTCACCCCGCTCACGGAAGCCCTGGCACCCTTCGCGCTCGCGGTCACCCCCGTGTCCGACGGCTCCCCGGGCGCCGTGGCCCTGGCCCGTCTCGCCCACCGCACCGCCCGCTGA
- a CDS encoding MurR/RpiR family transcriptional regulator, with the protein MPSTDVTTLIRTELPRLAGSLRKVGELILEDPAAVTHCSAAELGRRTGTSQATVTRFCRAIGLDSYQHLLIELAQERGRGEASDWGSAEIGPDISPDDSLERVVQVVGTADLRAVQQTIDRIDLDAVERAAQAVARARRIDVYGVGGSGAVAQETETRLFRIGCAVRGWTEVHAATTSAALLTPADVAIGISHSGATRETIEPFELAKERGATTVALTADSRSPLARAADVRLISSSSETSFRTGSIGARHSVLMLIDCLYVRVGQLSYQRASASLALTDHIAGAHAVKSRRMR; encoded by the coding sequence ATGCCCTCGACCGATGTCACCACCCTGATCCGCACCGAGCTGCCCCGGCTGGCCGGCTCCCTGCGGAAGGTCGGCGAGCTGATCCTGGAGGATCCGGCCGCCGTCACCCACTGCTCGGCCGCGGAGCTGGGCCGCCGCACCGGGACCTCCCAGGCCACCGTGACGCGCTTCTGCCGGGCCATCGGCCTCGACTCCTACCAGCATCTGCTGATCGAACTGGCCCAGGAGCGCGGCCGCGGCGAGGCCTCCGACTGGGGCAGCGCCGAGATCGGCCCGGACATCTCCCCCGACGACAGCCTGGAGCGGGTCGTCCAGGTCGTGGGCACCGCCGACCTGCGGGCCGTCCAGCAGACCATCGACCGGATCGACCTGGACGCGGTCGAGCGCGCGGCCCAGGCGGTGGCCCGCGCCCGGCGCATCGACGTCTACGGCGTCGGGGGCAGCGGCGCGGTCGCCCAGGAGACGGAGACGCGGCTGTTCCGCATCGGCTGCGCGGTGCGCGGCTGGACGGAGGTGCACGCGGCGACCACCTCGGCGGCCCTGCTGACCCCGGCGGACGTGGCGATCGGCATCTCCCACTCGGGGGCGACCCGGGAGACGATCGAGCCGTTCGAGCTGGCCAAGGAGCGTGGCGCCACCACGGTCGCGCTCACCGCCGACTCGCGTTCGCCGCTGGCCCGCGCCGCCGACGTGCGGCTGATCTCCTCCTCCTCGGAGACGAGTTTCCGCACCGGCAGCATCGGCGCGCGCCACTCGGTGCTCATGCTCATCGACTGCCTCTACGTGCGGGTCGGCCAGCTGTCCTACCAGCGGGCGAGCGCCTCCCTCGCGCTGACCGACCACATCGCCGGCGCGCACGCGGTGAAGTCCCGGCGGATGCGCTGA
- a CDS encoding SIS domain-containing protein, with translation MSGESANESVSEPVSADRFAREGLAVLNRLTGATRADVGAAAALIADCIRDDGVIHAFGTGHSQALVLELAGRAGGLVPTNRISMADLVLYGGDRPGVLDDPLLEREPGIALRLYELAAPHPQDLFVIVSNSGVNNVVVEMALHARERGHRLLAITSLSHTRSVSAAHPSGKKLVDLADVVLDNAAPRGDALLELPGGGAVCALSTLTGVLLVQMTVAETAARLLASGDRPPVYVSANVPGGFEGNLELEKRYAGRIRRPAS, from the coding sequence GTGTCCGGTGAGTCCGCCAACGAGTCCGTGTCCGAGCCGGTGAGCGCCGACCGCTTCGCACGCGAGGGCCTGGCCGTCCTGAACCGCCTCACCGGGGCCACCCGCGCCGACGTCGGCGCCGCCGCCGCGCTCATCGCCGACTGCATCCGCGACGACGGCGTGATCCATGCCTTCGGCACCGGCCACTCCCAGGCCCTCGTCCTCGAACTCGCCGGCCGCGCCGGGGGACTGGTGCCCACCAACCGCATCAGCATGGCCGACCTCGTCCTCTACGGCGGCGACCGCCCCGGCGTCCTCGACGACCCGCTCCTGGAACGTGAACCGGGCATCGCGCTGCGCCTCTACGAGCTCGCCGCTCCCCATCCCCAGGACCTGTTCGTCATCGTCTCCAACTCCGGCGTCAACAACGTCGTCGTCGAGATGGCCCTGCACGCCAGGGAACGCGGCCACCGTCTGCTGGCCATCACCTCCCTCAGTCACACCCGGTCCGTCTCCGCCGCCCACCCCAGCGGCAAGAAGCTCGTCGACCTCGCCGACGTCGTCCTGGACAACGCGGCCCCGCGCGGTGACGCCCTCCTCGAACTGCCCGGCGGCGGCGCGGTCTGCGCCCTGTCCACGCTGACTGGTGTGCTGCTGGTGCAGATGACGGTCGCCGAGACGGCGGCCAGGCTCCTCGCCTCCGGCGACCGCCCCCCGGTCTACGTCTCCGCCAACGTGCCCGGCGGGTTCGAGGGCAACCTGGAACTGGAGAAGCGGTACGCCGGCCGGATCCGACGCCCCGCCAGTTAG
- a CDS encoding sigma-70 family RNA polymerase sigma factor — protein MSTRHTMEAVALVTAARSGDQAAQDALVGAYLPLVYNIVGRALNGSVDVDDVVQDTMLRVLDSLETLRDPASFRSWLVAVAMNQVRAHWHRQQPAQGAMEEADDVADPGADFVDLTIVQLQLSGQRQETARATRWLEPDDRGLLSLWWLECAGELTRAEIAEALALSPQHTAVRVQRMKAQLEAARVVVRALDARPQCQELRGELVGWDGRPSALWRKRTARHARGCAQCSGLWSGLMPAEGLLAGLALVGVSSALLARMNSAAGTAAVAGSASPLAGSGDSDGLVRSANHRAAGGRTASRSDARRRRRTRRRAVGGAVVAACVAGGGFYYFGTPPDSGTRDSTAVQPADDALVPDAPTADSARSSSPPPSPSASPTASASKSPSASTSPTTGAGRTRSAAAPAKSTRPTPSASKTPAAEAGPSDRASQVIALVNEERAKAGCGPLTEDPQLRASAQGHSDDMAARDFFDHTNPDGADPGRRITAAGYRWSTYGENIAKGQQTASSVMTSWMNSEGHRANILNCSFKNIGVGIHDGTGGPWWTQNFGAKL, from the coding sequence ATGAGCACACGGCACACGATGGAGGCGGTGGCGCTGGTCACCGCTGCCCGATCGGGCGACCAGGCGGCCCAGGACGCGCTCGTCGGTGCGTACCTGCCCCTCGTCTACAACATCGTGGGCCGGGCGTTGAACGGCTCGGTGGACGTCGACGACGTCGTACAGGACACCATGCTGCGCGTCCTCGACTCGCTGGAGACGCTGCGCGATCCGGCCAGTTTCCGCTCCTGGCTGGTGGCCGTCGCGATGAACCAGGTCCGGGCGCACTGGCACCGGCAGCAACCCGCCCAGGGCGCCATGGAGGAGGCCGACGACGTCGCCGACCCGGGTGCCGACTTCGTCGACCTGACCATCGTGCAGCTCCAACTGTCCGGCCAGCGGCAGGAGACCGCACGGGCCACGCGCTGGCTGGAGCCCGACGACCGGGGGCTGCTGTCGCTGTGGTGGCTGGAGTGCGCGGGCGAACTGACCCGGGCCGAGATCGCCGAGGCCCTGGCCCTGTCGCCGCAGCACACAGCCGTCCGCGTACAGCGGATGAAGGCACAACTGGAGGCGGCCCGCGTCGTGGTGCGGGCCCTGGACGCACGCCCGCAGTGCCAGGAACTGCGCGGCGAACTCGTGGGCTGGGACGGCCGGCCCTCGGCCCTGTGGCGCAAGCGCACGGCCCGGCACGCGCGCGGCTGCGCACAGTGCTCGGGGCTGTGGAGCGGGCTGATGCCCGCCGAGGGTCTGCTGGCCGGCCTGGCGCTGGTCGGGGTGTCGTCCGCGCTCCTGGCGAGGATGAACTCCGCCGCCGGCACCGCGGCCGTGGCCGGCTCGGCGTCCCCGCTCGCCGGGAGCGGGGACAGTGACGGGCTCGTCCGGTCGGCGAACCACCGGGCCGCGGGAGGACGGACCGCCTCCCGCAGCGACGCACGGCGCAGACGACGCACCCGCCGCAGGGCGGTCGGCGGTGCGGTCGTGGCCGCCTGTGTCGCGGGCGGCGGCTTCTACTACTTCGGCACCCCACCCGACAGCGGGACGAGGGACAGCACAGCCGTGCAGCCCGCGGACGACGCGCTCGTCCCGGACGCCCCCACCGCGGACAGCGCCCGCAGCAGCTCGCCGCCGCCGTCACCTTCCGCTTCCCCGACGGCGTCCGCTTCGAAGTCGCCGAGCGCGAGCACTTCGCCGACGACCGGCGCCGGCCGGACCAGGTCCGCGGCGGCCCCGGCGAAATCGACTCGTCCCACACCGTCCGCCTCGAAGACCCCGGCCGCCGAGGCGGGTCCGTCCGACCGGGCGAGCCAGGTGATCGCACTGGTCAACGAGGAGCGGGCGAAGGCGGGGTGCGGCCCGCTCACGGAAGACCCTCAACTGCGCGCGTCCGCCCAGGGCCACTCCGACGACATGGCCGCCCGCGACTTCTTCGACCACACCAACCCCGACGGCGCCGACCCCGGCCGGCGCATCACGGCCGCCGGGTACCGCTGGTCCACCTACGGCGAGAACATAGCCAAGGGGCAGCAGACGGCCTCGTCGGTGATGACGTCCTGGATGAACAGCGAGGGCCACCGGGCGAACATCCTGAACTGCTCCTTCAAGAACATCGGCGTGGGGATCCACGACGGGACCGGCGGCCCGTGGTGGACGCAGAACTTCGGCGCCAAGCTGTGA
- a CDS encoding GlxA family transcriptional regulator, with amino-acid sequence MSSSPLQRVAVLVLEGAKPLDVGIPAQVFTTRASMPYEVRVCGAAPGLVTGGDGLSYHVAHGLDALDRADVVFLPGYRFPDRDDPPRAVLSALLAAHARGARLAAISTGAFALAATGLLDGRRATTHWHYTRALAAKHPLVQVDENVLFVDEGSVLTSAGAASGIDLCLHILRRDLGVAASNHAARRLVAAPYRSGGQAQYVPRSVPEPLGERFAATREWALHRLDEPLTLETLARHAAVSERTFSRRFVEDTGYTPMQWVMRARIDMARELLERSERGVEQIAGDVGLGTGANLRSHFQQILGTTPSEYRRTFTKGE; translated from the coding sequence GTGTCGTCCTCCCCCCTGCAACGCGTCGCCGTCCTCGTGCTCGAAGGGGCCAAGCCGCTCGACGTCGGCATCCCCGCGCAGGTGTTCACGACCCGGGCGAGCATGCCCTACGAGGTGCGGGTGTGCGGGGCGGCGCCCGGCCTGGTGACCGGCGGCGACGGCCTGTCGTACCACGTGGCCCACGGCCTCGACGCGCTCGACCGGGCCGACGTCGTGTTCCTGCCCGGCTACCGCTTCCCGGACCGCGACGACCCGCCGCGGGCGGTGCTGAGCGCGCTGCTGGCCGCGCACGCCCGGGGCGCCCGGCTGGCCGCCATCTCCACGGGAGCCTTCGCGCTCGCCGCCACGGGTCTGCTGGACGGCAGGCGCGCCACGACCCACTGGCACTACACCCGGGCCCTTGCGGCGAAGCACCCGCTCGTCCAGGTCGACGAGAACGTCCTGTTCGTCGACGAGGGCAGCGTGCTGACGTCGGCCGGCGCCGCCTCGGGCATCGACCTGTGCCTGCACATCCTGCGCCGCGACCTCGGCGTGGCCGCCTCGAACCACGCGGCCCGACGACTGGTCGCCGCGCCCTACCGCAGCGGGGGCCAGGCGCAGTACGTGCCGCGCAGCGTGCCGGAGCCGCTGGGCGAGCGGTTCGCCGCCACCCGGGAGTGGGCGCTGCACCGCCTGGACGAGCCCCTCACACTCGAGACGCTCGCCCGGCACGCCGCGGTCTCGGAGCGCACCTTCTCGCGGCGCTTCGTAGAGGACACGGGCTACACGCCCATGCAGTGGGTCATGCGGGCCCGTATCGACATGGCCCGTGAGCTGCTCGAACGTTCCGAGCGCGGCGTCGAGCAGATCGCGGGCGACGTCGGACTCGGCACCGGAGCGAATCTGCGGAGCCACTTCCAGCAGATCCTCGGCACCACACCGAGCGAATACCGGCGCACCTTCACGAAAGGCGAGTGA
- the gap gene encoding type I glyceraldehyde-3-phosphate dehydrogenase gives MTRIAVNGFGRIGRNVLRALLQRDSDLEIVAVNDLTEPAALAQLLAFDSTAGRLGRPVGVDGDVLVVDGRRIKVLAEREPARLPWAELGVDLVLEATGRFTSAKAARAHLDAGARKVLVSAPSDGADVTLAYGVNTDAYDPELHTIVSNASCTTNALAPLAAVLDDLAGIEHGFMTTVHAYTQEQNLQDGPHRDPRRARAAGVNIVPTTTGAAKAIGHVLPNLDGKLSGDSIRVPVPVGSIVELNTTVAREVTREDVLAAYRTAAEGPLAGVLEYSEDPLVSSDITGNPASSIFDSALTRVDGRHIKVVAWYDNEWGFSHRVIDTLELLAAR, from the coding sequence ATGACTCGCATCGCCGTCAACGGATTCGGCCGCATCGGCCGCAACGTGCTGCGCGCGCTCCTCCAGCGCGACAGCGACCTCGAGATCGTCGCCGTCAACGACCTCACGGAGCCCGCCGCCCTCGCGCAACTGCTGGCCTTCGACTCCACGGCGGGCCGCCTGGGCCGCCCGGTCGGCGTCGACGGCGACGTCCTCGTCGTCGACGGCCGGCGCATCAAGGTGCTCGCCGAGCGCGAACCGGCCCGCCTGCCGTGGGCCGAGCTGGGCGTCGACCTCGTGCTGGAGGCGACCGGCCGCTTCACCTCGGCCAAGGCCGCCCGCGCCCACCTCGACGCCGGCGCCAGGAAGGTGCTGGTCAGCGCTCCCTCGGACGGCGCCGACGTCACACTCGCGTACGGCGTCAACACCGACGCCTACGACCCGGAGCTGCACACGATCGTCTCGAACGCCTCGTGCACGACCAACGCGCTCGCCCCGCTCGCCGCCGTCCTCGACGACCTCGCCGGCATCGAGCACGGGTTCATGACGACCGTGCACGCCTACACGCAGGAGCAGAACCTCCAGGACGGCCCGCACCGCGACCCGCGCCGCGCCCGCGCCGCCGGCGTCAACATCGTGCCGACCACGACGGGCGCCGCCAAGGCGATCGGCCACGTGCTGCCCAACCTCGACGGCAAGCTGTCGGGGGACTCCATCCGGGTGCCCGTTCCGGTGGGCTCGATCGTCGAGCTCAACACGACCGTCGCCCGCGAGGTGACGCGCGAGGACGTGCTGGCGGCGTACCGCACCGCCGCCGAGGGCCCGCTCGCAGGCGTCCTCGAGTACTCGGAGGACCCGCTCGTGTCGTCCGACATCACCGGCAACCCGGCGTCGTCCATCTTCGACTCGGCCCTCACCCGCGTCGACGGCCGCCACATCAAGGTGGTCGCCTGGTACGACAACGAGTGGGGCTTCTCCCACCGCGTGATCGACACCCTCGAACTCCTCGCGGCACGCTGA